Proteins from a genomic interval of Clostridium scatologenes:
- a CDS encoding glycosyltransferase translates to MKKISIIMLGYNKLEYTKIAVDSLYKYTSHIDFDFISVNNGSNDGTREYFESLPNKTKINFETNVGGDKAFNEALKYCDGEYTVFLNNDLILTENWLDNLIKVMESDLKIGIAVPACNFSSNYQVVGANYSNLDELDEFAKKYNKSDPDKWEERLRLVLYAAIFRTKDLKNIGGLDEAYSPGSFDDDDLSYRYRRAGYKLIFAKDTYVHHFGSITMKDEYGGVFVRNREIFKAKFGVDPWNATFIDFRIVNNVLCDKREKVNILGLGKTSGATGIQIKNVMKEKGIKGIRLDYYALTEKYLVDLKTICDNVFYVRNDGIDTSFIKDKFDCIYIDEPIENFKNVNEVLAELKNILNSDGQMIFVLHDKNNNELPIEKLNNILNTLKYKKITQKLEGEEYIFIVTI, encoded by the coding sequence ATGAAAAAAATAAGTATTATAATGTTAGGATATAACAAGTTGGAGTATACTAAGATTGCAGTTGATAGTCTTTATAAGTATACATCACATATTGACTTTGACTTTATTTCTGTAAATAATGGATCAAATGATGGCACTAGAGAATATTTTGAATCATTGCCAAATAAAACAAAAATAAATTTTGAAACTAATGTAGGCGGAGATAAAGCTTTTAACGAAGCTTTAAAATATTGTGATGGGGAATATACAGTTTTTTTGAACAATGATTTGATTTTAACAGAAAACTGGTTAGATAATTTAATTAAAGTAATGGAGTCTGATTTAAAGATAGGAATTGCAGTACCTGCATGTAATTTTTCATCAAATTATCAGGTAGTAGGTGCAAATTATAGTAATTTAGACGAGTTAGATGAGTTTGCAAAGAAATATAATAAATCTGATCCAGATAAATGGGAAGAAAGACTTAGACTTGTACTGTATGCAGCAATTTTTAGAACAAAGGACCTTAAAAATATAGGTGGTTTAGATGAAGCCTACTCTCCGGGTAGCTTTGATGATGATGATTTAAGCTATAGATATAGGAGGGCTGGATATAAGCTTATATTTGCAAAAGATACCTATGTGCATCATTTTGGTTCTATAACTATGAAAGATGAATATGGAGGAGTATTTGTTAGAAATAGAGAAATATTTAAAGCCAAGTTTGGTGTAGATCCTTGGAATGCCACATTTATTGATTTTAGAATTGTGAATAATGTTTTATGTGATAAGAGAGAAAAGGTAAATATTTTAGGTTTAGGTAAAACTTCTGGAGCTACTGGAATTCAGATAAAAAATGTAATGAAAGAAAAAGGAATAAAAGGCATCAGGTTAGATTACTATGCTTTAACTGAAAAATATTTAGTAGATTTAAAGACTATATGTGATAATGTCTTTTATGTAAGGAATGATGGTATAGATACTAGTTTTATTAAAGATAAATTTGATTGTATATATATTGATGAACCAATAGAAAATTTTAAAAATGTTAATGAAGTTTTAGCAGAATTGAAAAATATATTGAATAGTGATGGACAGATGATTTTTGTTCTTCATGACAAAAATAATAATGAACTTCCAATAGAGAAATTAAATAATATTTTAAATACACTTAAATACAAAAAAATAACTCAAAAACTTGAAGGTGAAGAATATATATTTATAGTCACGATATAA
- a CDS encoding DNRLRE domain-containing protein yields the protein MPFVQIPPTDNIYISQFFPNKNFGKLTTLLTGKYLKSNDAYRSLLKFNLSNVIPPGSIILCAALNLFVYRKDKTDAQLLPQIINVYTNTNNFSQNEITWNNAPELDQTQYSIKIDDKDVNNFISIDITSIVISWFYNIIPNNGITLVGMHNIINSIIGYRSTEWSVSDQRPFLSIQYEYTKNDLNTNPIEVIKSTDPPEHADLMDNSSNAYAYIYNITAENVTTGGDVIFDNNGVITGDISHTTNTASISIPKPGDYKIEFLTTATTNSQFAIMVDNSTIVSGSTYGVAFLDPLVFAHQSHGQTIITVPDSGSTITLRNVSDSNITLDVNNGGTSIDCNASIMITQLS from the coding sequence ATGCCATTTGTACAAATTCCTCCTACTGATAATATATATATATCACAATTTTTCCCAAACAAAAATTTTGGCAAACTAACAACTCTCCTTACAGGAAAATATCTTAAATCTAACGATGCATATAGAAGCTTATTGAAGTTTAATTTGTCTAATGTAATTCCTCCAGGAAGTATCATATTATGTGCTGCTTTAAATCTATTCGTTTATAGAAAAGATAAAACAGATGCTCAATTATTACCACAAATTATTAATGTATATACTAACACAAATAATTTTTCGCAAAATGAAATCACTTGGAATAATGCACCTGAATTAGATCAAACTCAATATTCTATAAAAATAGATGATAAAGATGTTAACAACTTTATTAGCATTGATATTACTAGCATAGTCATTAGTTGGTTTTACAACATAATACCTAATAATGGAATAACACTGGTTGGCATGCATAACATAATTAACTCTATTATAGGTTATAGATCTACTGAATGGTCAGTTTCTGATCAAAGACCGTTTTTAAGTATACAATATGAATATACCAAAAATGATTTAAATACCAATCCTATTGAAGTAATTAAGTCTACTGATCCTCCTGAACATGCTGATCTTATGGATAATTCATCAAATGCTTATGCATATATTTACAATATAACTGCTGAAAATGTAACTACTGGAGGTGATGTTATTTTTGATAATAACGGTGTAATAACAGGAGATATTAGTCATACTACAAACACTGCATCTATTTCCATACCAAAACCTGGTGATTATAAAATTGAATTTTTAACTACTGCTACAACAAACTCACAATTTGCAATAATGGTGGATAATTCAACTATAGTTTCTGGTTCAACCTATGGTGTTGCTTTTCTAGATCCTTTAGTTTTTGCTCATCAAAGCCATGGGCAAACAATTATTACAGTTCCTGATAGCGGTTCAACTATTACATTAAGAAACGTTTCAGATTCCAATATAACATTAGATGTTAATAATGGTGGTACATCTATTGATTGTAATGCTTCTATAATGATTACACAATTAAGTTAA
- a CDS encoding glycosyltransferase family 4 protein has product MKVLLCIRNDYYRNFAGDSMQALKTAKYLKKMGVEVDINNGSITDYSSYDIVHLFNLTRIGETYNYYKRAKFYNKNIVLSSVYWDLKKYYNYVNDFNDIKLWNKCKSYRLAMLKGCRMVYPNSEMEGNIIKKEFGDFVPYNVIYNGVEIEHDEGILYNFKEKFHLNNYVLCVGRICHRKNQLALSKACNNLGLQLVLIGNINDKEYFNKCMQYDNVVHLGFMDGYNIYNSYRFCETHVLPSFVETPGLSSLEAAAAGCNIVSTSEGSTFEYFNDMVEYCNPYDENSISEAIEKTIKKQKDDTLKRHILNNFSWEKCIKKLYDSYNEIVK; this is encoded by the coding sequence ATGAAGGTATTGTTGTGTATAAGAAATGATTACTATAGAAATTTTGCTGGAGATTCAATGCAAGCGTTAAAAACTGCAAAATATTTAAAAAAAATGGGAGTAGAGGTAGATATCAATAATGGGTCAATAACAGATTATTCTAGTTACGATATAGTACATTTATTTAATCTAACTAGAATAGGAGAAACCTATAATTATTATAAAAGAGCTAAATTTTATAATAAAAATATAGTATTATCATCTGTATATTGGGATTTGAAAAAATATTATAATTATGTTAATGATTTCAATGATATTAAGCTTTGGAATAAATGTAAATCTTATAGATTAGCAATGCTAAAAGGATGTAGAATGGTATATCCTAATAGTGAAATGGAAGGAAATATTATAAAAAAAGAATTTGGAGATTTTGTACCATACAATGTTATTTATAATGGTGTTGAAATAGAACATGATGAAGGAATTCTATATAATTTTAAAGAAAAATTTCACCTAAATAATTACGTATTATGTGTAGGTAGAATATGTCACAGAAAAAATCAGCTTGCATTGTCAAAAGCTTGTAATAATTTGGGGTTACAGCTAGTTCTTATTGGAAATATAAATGACAAGGAGTATTTTAACAAATGTATGCAATATGATAATGTCGTACATTTAGGCTTTATGGATGGTTATAATATATACAATTCATATAGATTCTGTGAAACACATGTATTACCTAGTTTTGTAGAAACTCCTGGACTTTCATCATTAGAAGCAGCTGCAGCTGGATGTAATATAGTGTCTACTAGTGAAGGTAGTACATTTGAGTACTTTAATGATATGGTTGAATATTGTAATCCTTATGATGAAAATAGTATTAGTGAAGCAATTGAGAAAACTATTAAGAAACAAAAAGATGACACATTGAAAAGGCATATATTAAATAACTTTAGTTGGGAAAAGTGTATAAAGAAATTATATGATAGCTATAATGAAATTGTAAAATGA
- a CDS encoding class I SAM-dependent methyltransferase — MSKEISIDEKSSRFILDTDGQKSECLLKIPSDWWSRFYEYAWASNFIEENDVCLDAACGVPHPFKFYLASTCTDVYACDIDSDILDKNKLLLRVSEYFDEKDVKKTDQYIDKIKFSCINLIDLPYEENKFDKIYCISSLEHLPIIDIRKAINNLFRVLKKNGLIILTVDYPTININFLANCLINAGFNFVSSFDSKIYNNAIYSQLLGGLYCFRLLLRK, encoded by the coding sequence ATGTCAAAAGAAATTTCCATAGATGAAAAATCCTCAAGATTTATACTCGATACAGATGGACAAAAATCAGAATGTTTACTAAAAATACCAAGTGATTGGTGGAGTAGATTTTATGAATATGCTTGGGCATCAAATTTTATAGAAGAAAATGATGTATGTCTGGATGCAGCTTGTGGTGTTCCACATCCCTTCAAATTCTATTTAGCAAGTACATGTACTGATGTATATGCTTGTGACATTGATAGCGATATTTTAGATAAAAATAAATTATTATTAAGAGTTAGTGAATATTTTGATGAAAAAGATGTAAAAAAAACTGATCAATATATAGATAAAATAAAATTTTCATGCATTAATTTAATAGATCTTCCTTATGAAGAAAATAAATTTGATAAAATCTATTGTATTTCCTCACTTGAACATCTTCCAATAATTGATATTAGAAAGGCTATTAATAATTTATTTAGAGTTCTTAAAAAAAATGGATTAATTATATTAACAGTTGATTATCCAACTATAAATATAAATTTTTTAGCCAACTGTTTAATTAATGCAGGATTCAACTTTGTAAGCTCTTTTGATTCCAAAATATATAATAACGCTATATATTCTCAATTATTAGGTGGATTATATTGTTTTAGATTGTTATTAAGGAAATAA
- the rfbC gene encoding dTDP-4-dehydrorhamnose 3,5-epimerase — MIFNETKLKGAYIIEAAPVKDNRGFFSRVWCKREFEEYELDTNIVQCNISYNLKKGTLRGMHYQKNPYSEVKYVRCIKGALYDVIIDMRENSKTFGQWTGVELTEENRKALYIPKGFAHGFETLMDNTYLYYQVSEYYKTDAEGGIRWNDPQFNIIWPIGEPKVISNKDKNWPLFKK; from the coding sequence TTGATTTTTAATGAAACAAAGCTAAAAGGAGCTTATATTATAGAAGCAGCTCCAGTAAAAGATAATAGAGGTTTTTTTTCTAGAGTATGGTGTAAAAGAGAATTTGAAGAATATGAACTAGATACAAATATTGTCCAATGTAATATTTCATATAATCTAAAAAAAGGAACCTTGAGAGGTATGCACTATCAGAAAAATCCTTACAGTGAAGTAAAATATGTTAGATGTATTAAAGGTGCATTGTATGATGTAATAATTGATATGAGAGAAAATTCAAAAACCTTTGGTCAATGGACAGGTGTAGAACTTACAGAAGAAAATAGAAAAGCTTTATATATACCTAAAGGTTTTGCTCACGGATTTGAAACATTGATGGATAATACTTATCTTTATTATCAAGTATCAGAATATTATAAAACTGATGCTGAAGGTGGAATAAGGTGGAATGATCCTCAATTTAATATTATATGGCCTATTGGAGAACCAAAAGTTATATCTAATAAAGATAAGAATTGGCCATTATTTAAAAAGTAG
- the rfbF gene encoding glucose-1-phosphate cytidylyltransferase, with protein sequence MKVVIVCGGKGTRMGQETEFRPKPLILIGGKPILWHIMKFYSSYGYNDFILCIGYKGDMIKQYFMEMYWRNNDFTLHIDGNSKIDYKTNENENWNITIIDTGLETMTGGRLKKVEKYIDEDEFMFTYGDGLSDINLRELVKYHRNKNRIATLTGVHPASSFGLMNVEDGIVRAFREKPILNDLVNGGYMIMNKKIFNYFPEKDCAFEEEPLVGLAKDGQLAVYEHHGFWKAIDTNKDVIFVNSMFSKGVMPWLTSN encoded by the coding sequence ATGAAAGTGGTAATAGTTTGTGGTGGAAAAGGTACAAGGATGGGACAAGAAACAGAATTTAGACCTAAACCATTGATATTAATAGGTGGGAAACCAATATTATGGCATATAATGAAATTTTATTCCTCCTATGGATATAATGATTTTATTTTATGCATTGGATATAAGGGTGATATGATAAAACAGTATTTTATGGAAATGTATTGGAGAAATAATGATTTTACTCTTCACATAGATGGAAATAGCAAAATAGATTATAAAACTAACGAAAATGAGAATTGGAATATTACAATAATAGATACAGGGCTTGAGACCATGACTGGTGGAAGATTAAAAAAGGTAGAAAAATATATTGATGAAGATGAATTTATGTTCACCTATGGTGATGGTTTAAGTGATATAAATTTAAGAGAACTCGTAAAATATCACAGAAATAAAAATAGAATAGCTACTTTAACTGGAGTACATCCAGCATCTTCTTTTGGACTTATGAATGTTGAAGATGGAATTGTAAGAGCCTTTAGAGAAAAGCCTATATTAAATGACCTGGTAAATGGTGGATATATGATAATGAATAAAAAAATATTTAATTATTTTCCAGAAAAAGATTGTGCTTTTGAAGAGGAACCTTTAGTAGGGCTTGCAAAAGATGGGCAGCTTGCTGTCTATGAACACCATGGATTTTGGAAGGCTATAGATACAAATAAAGATGTAATATTTGTAAATAGTATGTTCAGCAAAGGAGTAATGCCATGGTTAACTTCAAATTAG
- a CDS encoding NeuD/PglB/VioB family sugar acetyltransferase, which translates to MLRESLKNKIRLTAIFEQNKDIKSPFNDVDIYYGDDGFNNWYNKYFVKDETYFSVAIGGNCGKDRIMIHQELMSYGLKPFSIIDRSAYIASNCRLGDGCQILPQSAICTEVELGIQTIVNTGATVDHECKLGNGVHICPGAHLAGLVIVEDCVTIYTGAVVLPRIRIGEGAIIGAGAVVIKDVKPYTLVVGNPAKEVKKIK; encoded by the coding sequence ATGTTAAGAGAAAGTCTTAAGAATAAGATAAGACTTACTGCTATATTTGAACAAAATAAAGATATAAAATCCCCTTTTAATGATGTAGACATATATTATGGAGATGACGGATTTAATAATTGGTATAACAAATATTTTGTGAAGGATGAAACTTATTTTTCTGTAGCTATAGGTGGAAATTGTGGAAAAGACAGAATTATGATACATCAAGAATTAATGAGCTATGGATTAAAGCCTTTCTCAATTATAGATAGATCAGCTTATATAGCAAGCAATTGTAGGTTGGGTGATGGTTGCCAGATATTGCCACAATCAGCTATTTGCACTGAGGTTGAGCTTGGAATACAAACTATTGTAAATACAGGTGCTACAGTAGATCATGAATGTAAATTAGGAAATGGTGTTCATATATGCCCAGGTGCACATTTAGCTGGACTTGTTATAGTAGAAGACTGTGTAACAATTTACACTGGAGCAGTTGTTTTACCTAGAATAAGAATTGGTGAAGGCGCAATAATAGGAGCTGGAGCAGTTGTTATAAAAGATGTTAAGCCTTACACATTAGTAGTGGGAAATCCTGCAAAGGAGGTTAAGAAGATAAAATGA
- a CDS encoding DegT/DnrJ/EryC1/StrS family aminotransferase, which yields MKVRLFKPSLGDEEIQSIKDAFDMAWLGLGPKTREFEKQWTNYIGCKESVGVNSCTAALHLAVSAFRFPKGKKVLVPVLTFASTAMAPIYNGLEPVFVDVDEDTLTISLEDLERKCDKDCVAVMPVHYGGYPAKIDEIMNFAKSKNLKVIEDCAHTAGGEYKGKILGTWGDIGCYSFEEKKCMTTGDGGMICSNDRELISPLKSSRWVGMNKDTWQREKENSISKSNSHWYYEILELGYKYNMNDLMASIGLVQLKKLPEMNKRRMEIIAKYLDGIKDCSSLKPALPYDKNQKCYWMFMLRVKNRDKFISFMQQKDIATGVHYMPLTLHPYFAKYENNTPKAISIWKEFVTIPLHADMTNEEVDYVIENVKAFDLLE from the coding sequence ATGAAAGTAAGATTATTTAAACCATCATTAGGTGATGAAGAAATACAAAGTATAAAAGATGCTTTTGATATGGCTTGGTTAGGACTAGGTCCTAAAACGAGAGAATTTGAAAAGCAATGGACAAATTATATTGGATGTAAAGAATCTGTTGGTGTTAACTCATGTACTGCTGCTTTACATTTAGCTGTATCGGCTTTTAGATTTCCTAAAGGGAAAAAAGTTCTTGTACCAGTATTAACTTTTGCATCAACGGCTATGGCACCAATTTATAATGGGTTAGAGCCTGTATTTGTAGATGTGGATGAGGATACATTGACTATAAGTTTAGAAGATTTGGAGAGAAAGTGTGATAAGGATTGTGTTGCTGTAATGCCAGTACATTATGGAGGTTATCCTGCTAAGATAGATGAAATAATGAATTTTGCTAAAAGCAAAAATCTCAAAGTTATAGAAGATTGTGCTCATACAGCTGGAGGAGAATATAAAGGGAAAATCTTAGGAACTTGGGGAGATATTGGTTGTTATAGTTTTGAAGAAAAGAAATGTATGACCACGGGAGATGGAGGTATGATATGTTCTAATGATAGAGAACTTATATCGCCATTGAAAAGCAGTAGATGGGTTGGGATGAACAAGGATACTTGGCAGAGAGAAAAAGAAAATTCCATAAGTAAGAGTAACAGTCATTGGTATTATGAGATACTTGAGTTAGGCTATAAATACAATATGAATGACCTAATGGCTTCTATTGGACTTGTACAATTAAAAAAGTTACCTGAAATGAATAAAAGAAGAATGGAAATTATAGCAAAATATTTAGATGGAATTAAAGATTGTTCAAGTTTAAAGCCAGCATTGCCTTATGATAAAAATCAGAAATGTTATTGGATGTTTATGTTAAGAGTTAAAAATAGGGATAAATTTATAAGTTTTATGCAGCAAAAAGATATTGCTACAGGAGTTCATTATATGCCGCTTACACTACATCCTTATTTTGCAAAATATGAAAATAATACTCCTAAAGCTATTTCAATATGGAAGGAGTTTGTTACTATACCACTGCATGCAGATATGACAAACGAAGAAGTAGACTATGTTATAGAAAATGTGAAAGCTTTTGATCTCTTAGAATGA
- a CDS encoding pyridoxal phosphate-dependent aminotransferase, with protein sequence MTKDNLISNNVQSIEISGIRKFFNKVVNYPDAISLTLGQPDFNVPDKIKKAMIEAINENKTTYTSNAGIVELREGISDYLKNQNINYHKDEICITVGGSEGLMDVFAALLNPSDKILIPTPAYPAYESCVKLIGAKVINYNLNSDFSINFEELKSLISKEKPKAIVVSYPCNPTGAILSKEDNDKLHQIIKDNEIVAITDEMYSSLCFEDQYYSIAQFEDIKDKVIAVGGFSKMFSMTGLRIGYVCAIEGFMSAIMKVHQYNVSCAPSIVQWAACEGFKSCMDDVEYMRKEFIKRRDYLYNRLIKMGFESNVPMGAFYMFPSIKKFNMKSDEFCERLLKEAGVAVVPGSAFGIGGEGHMRISYAYSMEQLKEASDRIENFVKILK encoded by the coding sequence ATGACTAAAGATAACTTAATATCTAATAATGTGCAGAGCATAGAAATTTCAGGTATAAGAAAGTTTTTTAACAAAGTAGTTAATTATCCAGATGCCATATCTTTAACCTTAGGCCAGCCTGATTTTAATGTACCTGACAAAATTAAAAAAGCTATGATTGAAGCAATAAATGAAAACAAAACTACATATACATCAAATGCAGGAATTGTAGAACTTAGAGAAGGAATATCGGATTATTTAAAAAATCAAAATATAAACTATCATAAGGATGAAATATGTATTACTGTTGGTGGTAGTGAGGGTTTAATGGATGTTTTTGCAGCTTTATTGAATCCTTCAGATAAGATTCTTATACCAACACCAGCTTATCCAGCTTATGAAAGCTGTGTGAAGCTTATTGGTGCTAAGGTTATAAATTATAATTTGAATAGCGATTTTTCTATTAACTTTGAAGAATTAAAAAGTTTAATAAGTAAAGAAAAGCCTAAGGCTATAGTTGTATCATACCCATGTAATCCAACTGGAGCTATTTTATCAAAGGAAGATAATGATAAACTTCATCAAATAATTAAAGATAATGAAATTGTAGCTATAACTGATGAAATGTATAGTTCATTGTGTTTTGAAGATCAATATTATTCTATAGCTCAATTTGAAGATATAAAGGATAAAGTAATTGCTGTTGGTGGTTTTTCAAAAATGTTTTCTATGACAGGTCTTAGAATAGGATATGTATGTGCAATAGAAGGTTTTATGAGTGCTATAATGAAGGTTCACCAATATAATGTATCCTGTGCACCATCTATTGTTCAATGGGCAGCTTGTGAGGGTTTTAAAAGCTGTATGGATGATGTGGAGTATATGAGAAAAGAATTTATAAAAAGAAGAGATTATTTATATAATAGGCTTATTAAAATGGGATTCGAATCAAATGTTCCTATGGGAGCTTTTTATATGTTTCCATCTATAAAAAAGTTTAATATGAAAAGTGATGAATTTTGTGAAAGGCTTCTAAAAGAGGCAGGCGTTGCTGTTGTTCCAGGTTCAGCTTTTGGAATTGGTGGAGAAGGTCATATGAGAATTTCTTATGCATATAGTATGGAACAACTAAAAGAAGCATCAGACAGAATAGAAAACTTTGTAAAAATTTTAAAGTGA
- a CDS encoding DNRLRE domain-containing protein — MPFIQVSPSDDAYISQYYSNTNFGTSIALFTGEFLQPNDLYRSLLKFNLTGVIPPGNVILSAALNLFVYRKDKTDVQLSPQPVNVFTNVTNFSQNTVTWNNAPAISPTPYSVNVTDANVNNYISIDITNIVVDWFYNAIPNNGITLVGIENIIDTIIGYRSTEWTTPGQRPFLNIQYGIVGPTGATGATGATGLQGVTGPTGIQGLTGPTGPVGATGATGLQGVTGPTGIQGLTGPTGPVGATGATGLQGITGPTGIQGLTGPTGADGATGPTGIQGVTGPTGADGATGPTGIQGVTGPTGATGPTGPEGPTGPLSILASQTTSVLQPLTPLGTPVTVLAQTLTTTGNEIKIDSMAEVNLVVTLIATVYNYSITYILRADTIPIASVIISNSGTSVSALELHNEIPNLTWTDTPTAGSHTYDIQITVTSTTPAVFTSVDTTTRSLNILG; from the coding sequence ATGCCATTTATACAAGTTAGTCCTAGTGATGATGCTTATATATCACAGTATTATTCTAATACAAACTTTGGCACTTCAATAGCTTTATTTACAGGCGAGTTTCTTCAACCTAACGATTTATACAGAAGCTTATTAAAGTTTAATTTAACTGGTGTTATTCCTCCTGGAAATGTCATATTAAGCGCTGCATTAAATCTATTTGTTTATAGAAAAGATAAAACAGATGTTCAGTTATCACCTCAGCCTGTTAACGTATTTACAAATGTAACTAACTTTTCACAGAATACAGTTACTTGGAATAATGCACCTGCAATAAGTCCTACCCCTTATTCTGTAAATGTAACTGATGCTAATGTTAATAATTATATTAGTATTGATATAACAAATATAGTAGTTGATTGGTTCTATAATGCAATACCAAACAATGGTATTACTTTAGTTGGAATAGAAAATATAATCGATACTATCATAGGTTACCGATCCACTGAATGGACAACTCCAGGACAAAGACCATTCTTGAATATTCAATATGGCATCGTTGGCCCAACTGGTGCTACTGGTGCTACTGGTGCTACCGGACTTCAAGGCGTTACTGGCCCTACTGGTATTCAAGGTTTAACTGGTCCTACTGGCCCAGTCGGTGCTACTGGCGCTACTGGTCTTCAAGGCGTTACTGGTCCTACCGGTATTCAAGGTTTAACTGGTCCTACTGGCCCAGTCGGTGCTACTGGCGCTACTGGTCTTCAAGGCATTACTGGTCCTACCGGTATTCAAGGTTTAACTGGTCCTACTGGTGCTGACGGTGCTACTGGTCCTACTGGTATTCAAGGTGTAACCGGTCCTACTGGTGCTGACGGTGCTACTGGTCCTACTGGTATTCAAGGTGTTACTGGTCCAACCGGTGCTACCGGCCCTACTGGTCCTGAAGGTCCTACTGGCCCTTTAAGCATATTAGCTTCGCAAACAACAAGTGTACTTCAGCCTCTTACTCCACTTGGTACTCCAGTAACCGTTCTTGCCCAAACGCTAACTACTACTGGTAATGAAATAAAAATTGATTCTATGGCTGAAGTAAATCTAGTAGTAACTTTAATAGCTACTGTTTATAATTATTCAATCACCTATATACTACGCGCAGATACAATCCCTATTGCATCAGTGATAATTAGTAATTCTGGTACTTCTGTTAGTGCACTAGAATTACACAATGAAATTCCTAACTTGACTTGGACTGATACTCCTACAGCAGGTTCTCACACTTATGATATACAAATTACAGTTACAAGTACTACTCCTGCTGTCTTTACAAGTGTTGATACTACTACTAGATCGTTAAATATATTAGGATAA
- the rfbG gene encoding CDP-glucose 4,6-dehydratase, with product MVNFKLDLFDSFYKNKNVLITGHCGFKGSWLTLWLKELGANVIGYGLSPYTKNDNFEVTKLKDKIIDIRGDIRDLNKLNNTFLTYKPEIVFHFAAQPLVRVAYENPKDTYAINVMGTLNVLEAIRKSETVKTAVMITSDKCYENNEQIWTYRECDPLGGYDPYSSSKACCELLIASYIKSFFNEADYKVHNKAIASVRAGNVIGGGDWSRDRIVPDCVRALRNKESIKIRNPRAVRPWQHVLEPLCGYLELAKKMYYSINYCGAWNFGPDFKSIVKVSELVDLFIEAWGSGKYESICCNDGYHEANLLSLDCTKARLLLGWKPRLKVDEAINYTVDWYKCFENSDMYKFDVDQICNYCS from the coding sequence ATGGTTAACTTCAAATTAGATTTATTTGATAGTTTTTATAAAAATAAAAATGTGCTTATAACAGGACATTGTGGTTTTAAAGGTTCATGGTTGACTTTATGGCTTAAAGAACTTGGAGCAAATGTAATTGGATATGGATTATCACCTTATACAAAAAATGATAATTTTGAAGTTACTAAGCTTAAGGATAAGATAATTGATATAAGAGGAGATATTAGAGATCTAAATAAGCTCAATAATACATTTTTAACTTATAAACCTGAGATAGTATTTCATTTTGCAGCGCAACCTTTGGTTAGAGTAGCTTATGAAAATCCAAAGGACACTTATGCAATAAATGTTATGGGCACATTAAATGTTTTAGAAGCTATAAGAAAAAGTGAAACTGTGAAGACTGCGGTGATGATAACTAGTGATAAATGTTATGAAAATAATGAACAAATATGGACATATAGAGAGTGTGATCCATTAGGAGGATATGATCCTTATAGTTCTAGCAAAGCTTGTTGTGAACTTCTTATAGCTTCTTATATAAAATCGTTTTTTAATGAAGCTGATTACAAGGTTCATAATAAAGCTATAGCATCTGTAAGGGCTGGAAATGTTATAGGTGGCGGTGACTGGTCAAGAGATAGGATAGTTCCAGATTGTGTCAGAGCGCTTAGAAATAAAGAAAGTATAAAGATAAGAAACCCAAGGGCTGTAAGACCATGGCAGCATGTACTGGAACCTTTATGTGGATATTTAGAATTAGCTAAAAAGATGTATTATAGTATAAATTATTGTGGAGCATGGAATTTTGGTCCTGATTTTAAATCAATAGTTAAGGTCTCTGAGTTAGTTGATTTGTTTATAGAAGCTTGGGGAAGTGGAAAATATGAATCAATTTGCTGTAATGATGGATATCACGAAGCTAATCTTTTGAGTCTTGATTGTACAAAAGCAAGGCTTCTTTTAGGATGGAAACCGAGGTTAAAGGTTGATGAAGCTATTAATTATACAGTAGATTGGTATAAATGTTTTGAAAATAGTGATATGTATAAATTTGATGTAGATCAGATTTGTAATTATTGCAGCTAA